From Chryseobacterium sp. IHB B 17019, one genomic window encodes:
- a CDS encoding M17 family metallopeptidase has translation MKLINKKNKNYTQVFHLFTEEEWIKTNKNFNKNISTFFTGKKHEIFVNAHEEGITYFIGLGKSSVQNFEIQQVAVKFSQTHKGKLQAVPTLVLADFMTEKQFEEFVKGLLIGTYSYPFERNHAFWNAKSELHFENLSQKKLDAIIQKAEALSNGQIACQEWLNKPANLKKPDALSLYLKNIAKKYSLKYTSFNRKKCEELGLGAYLSVNQGSAYDAAFTILEYKTTAKNAKTFGLVGKCVLFDTGGISLKSHENMHYMKSDMGGATAVLGTLIYAAEIQLPVNIIAILPITDNAISENAFLPSDVITAYNGKTIEVLNTDAEGRMVLADGLSYMAKNFKTDFLIDLATLTGSSVRMFGDTCGAMFSNNEELKDLLIKTGDKTNQRLWNLPLWDVWKDDIQSDVADLKNISMKPIGDCIVAAKFLEQFIENHPKWAHLDIAGVAFGSVGYAKEKAATGFGVQLLADLIENYH, from the coding sequence ATGAAGTTAATCAACAAGAAAAATAAAAATTATACTCAAGTTTTCCATTTATTTACGGAAGAGGAATGGATAAAAACCAATAAAAACTTCAATAAGAACATTTCTACTTTTTTTACAGGAAAAAAACATGAAATTTTTGTAAATGCCCATGAAGAAGGCATCACTTATTTTATAGGCTTGGGAAAATCTTCTGTACAAAACTTCGAAATTCAACAAGTTGCCGTAAAATTTTCACAAACTCATAAAGGAAAATTACAGGCTGTTCCTACTTTGGTTTTGGCTGATTTTATGACTGAAAAACAGTTTGAAGAATTTGTAAAAGGTCTGTTGATAGGAACTTACAGCTACCCTTTTGAAAGAAATCATGCTTTTTGGAATGCAAAATCTGAGCTTCATTTTGAAAATTTAAGTCAGAAAAAATTAGATGCGATTATTCAGAAGGCTGAAGCACTAAGCAATGGACAAATTGCCTGTCAGGAATGGCTGAACAAACCTGCAAATCTTAAAAAACCTGATGCTTTAAGTTTATATTTAAAAAATATAGCAAAAAAATATAGTTTAAAATATACTTCTTTCAACAGGAAAAAATGTGAAGAACTGGGACTGGGAGCTTATCTATCTGTCAATCAAGGAAGTGCTTATGATGCAGCATTCACGATTCTGGAATATAAAACCACCGCTAAAAATGCAAAAACTTTTGGACTGGTAGGAAAATGTGTGTTGTTTGACACCGGTGGAATTTCGCTGAAAAGCCATGAAAACATGCACTATATGAAGTCTGACATGGGTGGTGCCACAGCAGTTTTAGGAACTTTAATTTATGCCGCGGAAATACAGCTTCCCGTAAATATCATTGCTATTTTACCCATTACGGACAACGCAATTTCAGAAAACGCTTTCCTTCCGAGTGATGTGATTACGGCTTATAACGGAAAAACGATCGAAGTGCTGAACACCGATGCAGAAGGCAGAATGGTTCTGGCAGACGGGCTTTCTTATATGGCGAAAAACTTCAAAACAGATTTTTTAATTGACCTTGCAACATTGACGGGCAGCTCAGTACGAATGTTTGGTGATACCTGCGGCGCAATGTTTTCGAATAATGAAGAACTAAAAGATCTTCTAATAAAAACCGGCGACAAAACCAATCAAAGGCTTTGGAACCTGCCCTTGTGGGACGTTTGGAAAGACGATATCCAGTCTGATGTAGCGGATTTGAAGAATATTTCCATGAAACCAATTGGTGATTGTATTGTAGCCGCAAAATTCCTAGAGCAGTTCATTGAAAACCATCCGAAATGGGCTCATTTGGACATCGCAGGAGTAGCTTTTGGAAGTGTAGGATATGCAAAAGAGAAGGCTGCAACCGGCTTTGGGGTGCAATTATTGGCAGATTTAATCGAAAATTATCACTAA
- a CDS encoding ATP-grasp domain-containing protein: MEKKTIVCISCYYKGYDFMDEMKKLGNKIILVTSENLKEKNWPWHAIDEVFYMPEMKPSVWNLDHLIQGFSHLMQTRKVDAVVALDDYDVEKAALIRENFRIPGMGQTTHRYFRDKLAMRQKAKDSGINVPEFTAVFNNDEVNHFADNVTAPWVLKPRSEASASGIKKINSKDELWNALDALGEERHLFLLESFKPGDVYHVDSLTFNNEIVFTSASKYLSPPMQVSHEGGVFRSKTLGMQSDEYKALKEVNAKVLSNFGLMNGATHTEFIRSRDDGKYYFLETSSRVGGAHIPDMVEASSNINIWREWAKIEDALLRGKHYEISKPTEYYSGLIIALIKDKEPDYNQFECEEVVKFLPIDYHVGIVYKSTDSTVIQERLDTAAEKIYSEMLNILPPKSKPTS; this comes from the coding sequence ATGGAGAAAAAAACTATAGTATGTATTTCGTGCTATTACAAGGGCTATGATTTCATGGATGAAATGAAGAAGCTTGGTAATAAAATAATTTTAGTAACATCTGAAAATCTTAAAGAAAAAAACTGGCCGTGGCACGCTATTGACGAGGTGTTTTATATGCCCGAAATGAAGCCGTCTGTCTGGAACCTGGATCATCTTATACAGGGTTTTTCTCACCTGATGCAGACCAGAAAAGTAGACGCTGTGGTAGCTTTAGATGATTATGACGTAGAAAAGGCCGCCTTGATCAGGGAAAATTTCAGAATTCCAGGAATGGGACAGACCACTCACAGATATTTCAGAGACAAATTGGCAATGCGGCAAAAAGCCAAAGATTCAGGAATTAATGTACCTGAGTTTACGGCAGTTTTCAACAATGATGAGGTAAACCATTTTGCAGACAATGTAACCGCTCCCTGGGTTTTGAAACCACGTTCAGAAGCATCGGCTTCAGGAATTAAAAAAATCAACTCTAAAGATGAACTTTGGAACGCGCTTGATGCCTTGGGCGAAGAACGTCATTTATTCCTTCTGGAAAGTTTCAAGCCGGGTGATGTTTACCATGTGGATAGCCTTACATTTAATAACGAAATTGTTTTCACTTCTGCGTCAAAATACCTTTCTCCGCCAATGCAGGTTTCTCATGAAGGTGGTGTTTTCAGGTCTAAAACATTGGGAATGCAGTCTGATGAATACAAAGCTCTGAAAGAAGTGAACGCAAAGGTCCTTTCCAATTTCGGGCTGATGAACGGTGCAACCCACACAGAATTTATACGAAGCAGAGATGATGGGAAATATTATTTTCTTGAAACGTCTTCCAGAGTTGGAGGAGCACATATTCCCGATATGGTAGAAGCTTCCAGCAATATCAATATCTGGAGAGAATGGGCAAAAATTGAAGATGCCCTGCTGAGAGGAAAACATTATGAAATTTCAAAACCTACCGAATATTATTCGGGATTAATTATAGCTCTAATTAAAGATAAAGAACCGGATTATAATCAATTTGAATGTGAAGAAGTGGTGAAATTTTTACCAATTGATTATCACGTAGGAATTGTCTACAAATCCACTGATTCTACTGTCATTCAGGAAAGATTGGATACTGCAGCAGAAAAAATTTACTCAGAAATGTTGAATATTCTTCCTCCGAAAAGTAAACCGACAAGTTAA
- a CDS encoding alpha/beta hydrolase-fold protein, producing MPQIEHTDYYSNILGTSLKVEVTGHYGHPIIMFPTSQGQYTQNHDFHLNGSINWFIEQGKVKLYNIQTIDSWSFYDNNISPQQRIKNYERYVQFLIQEFVPYIQKIHKTHRVAVAGASFGGYHAANFAFRFPDVVSHLFCLSGAFSIRNFMDGYSDELVYFNCPREFVKNDEAWKYKHMHIVLSTSDQDICRDKNLEMADILSSKGIDFWYDERKWINHDWPLWRMVFPTFIGRFFS from the coding sequence ATGCCGCAGATAGAGCATACAGATTATTATTCGAATATTTTAGGAACAAGCCTTAAAGTAGAAGTAACAGGGCATTATGGACATCCTATCATCATGTTCCCCACTTCACAAGGTCAATACACACAAAACCATGATTTTCATCTTAATGGAAGCATCAATTGGTTTATAGAACAGGGAAAAGTTAAGCTTTATAATATACAGACCATTGATAGCTGGAGTTTTTATGATAATAATATTTCTCCACAGCAGCGTATTAAAAATTATGAAAGATATGTACAGTTTCTTATTCAGGAATTTGTGCCTTACATTCAGAAAATCCATAAAACACACCGTGTAGCCGTTGCCGGAGCTAGTTTTGGTGGTTATCATGCGGCTAATTTCGCGTTCAGATTTCCGGATGTGGTTTCGCATCTGTTTTGTCTTTCGGGGGCTTTCAGCATAAGAAATTTTATGGACGGATATTCTGATGAACTGGTCTATTTTAACTGTCCGAGAGAGTTTGTAAAGAACGATGAAGCCTGGAAATACAAGCACATGCACATTGTTTTAAGCACTTCTGATCAGGATATTTGCAGAGATAAAAACCTTGAAATGGCAGATATCTTAAGCTCAAAAGGAATCGATTTCTGGTATGATGAAAGAAAATGGATCAACCACGACTGGCCGCTTTGGAGGATGGTTTTTCCAACATTTATCGGGAGATTCTTTTCTTAA
- a CDS encoding ATP-grasp domain-containing protein, whose amino-acid sequence MAKKVGILFGMEDTFPWAFIDKVNELGGGEIVAEPVTIDKLEQGADYGYAVIIDRISQDVPFYRAYLKNAALNGTYVINNPFWWSADEKFFNNALMSKLGIPLPKTVLLPSHQRPTNTSETSFRNLKFPHDWDYIFNYVGFPAYMKPHDGGGWRNVYRVENPEDMWNKLGETEQLVMMVQEEIVFDDYYRVYCLGKKYVHIMPYEPRNAPHLRYETTHQTKGEELEKLLKTIHDYTIIMNEALGYDFNTVEFAIRDGIPYAIDFCNPAPDADRNAVGEENFAWIVEHSAKLAIEKAKEYVPGKPNISWGTFVKDSVK is encoded by the coding sequence ATGGCAAAAAAAGTAGGAATTCTATTCGGTATGGAGGACACATTTCCCTGGGCTTTTATTGACAAAGTAAATGAGTTAGGAGGCGGAGAAATCGTTGCCGAACCTGTAACTATTGACAAACTTGAGCAAGGTGCAGATTATGGATATGCAGTGATTATCGACAGAATTTCGCAGGACGTTCCCTTCTACAGAGCTTATTTAAAAAATGCGGCCTTAAACGGAACTTATGTAATAAATAACCCTTTCTGGTGGAGTGCTGATGAAAAGTTTTTCAATAATGCATTAATGTCAAAACTGGGGATTCCACTTCCTAAAACCGTATTGCTTCCCTCGCATCAAAGACCTACAAATACTTCGGAAACCTCTTTCAGAAACCTAAAATTCCCGCACGACTGGGATTATATTTTCAACTACGTAGGATTCCCCGCCTATATGAAACCTCATGACGGCGGAGGCTGGAGAAACGTTTACCGGGTGGAAAATCCGGAAGATATGTGGAATAAATTAGGCGAAACAGAGCAATTGGTAATGATGGTTCAGGAAGAAATTGTTTTTGATGATTATTACCGTGTGTATTGTTTAGGTAAAAAATATGTTCACATCATGCCTTATGAGCCCAGAAATGCTCCTCATTTGAGATATGAAACCACACACCAGACGAAAGGTGAAGAATTGGAAAAATTACTAAAAACAATTCACGATTATACCATTATAATGAACGAAGCGCTGGGCTACGATTTCAACACAGTAGAATTTGCCATAAGAGATGGAATTCCTTATGCCATCGACTTCTGCAACCCTGCTCCCGATGCCGACAGAAATGCTGTAGGTGAAGAAAACTTCGCCTGGATTGTAGAACATTCTGCAAAATTGGCCATAGAAAAAGCGAAAGAATATGTTCCCGGAAAACCCAACATCTCTTGGGGTACTTTCGTAAAAGATTCAGTAAAATAA
- a CDS encoding carboxylate-amine ligase, whose protein sequence is MHQFTIGIEEEYQIIDVESRDLISHVSKIIEGGKAVLSENLKHEMHESMIEMETGICQNIKEARAELTNLRRHLIKTAHEQGLRVSGGGTHPFSNWEHNTITDGERYNKIVDDMGDVARGNLIFGLHVHIGIPNREEGVRIQNVMRYFLPHVYALSTNSPFWIGRNTGFKSYRQEIFVKFPRTGIPSFFNSLAEFDSYVDLLVKTGTIDNAKKIWWDLRVHPFYPTIEFRICDMPLRIDETVCLAAIMQALVAKIYKLHQQNLSFRSYRRLLLNENKWRASKSGIEAHLIDFGKEESVPYPDLLKELLEFIDDVVDELGCRNEVDYAWKILEHGTGADRQLQIFKETGDLTKVVDYMISETEYGITHGETVSL, encoded by the coding sequence ATGCATCAATTTACTATTGGAATCGAAGAAGAATATCAGATTATTGATGTTGAGAGCAGAGATCTGATCTCTCATGTTTCGAAAATTATTGAAGGCGGGAAAGCCGTTTTAAGTGAAAATTTAAAGCACGAAATGCATGAATCCATGATCGAAATGGAAACAGGCATCTGTCAAAACATTAAGGAAGCAAGAGCTGAGCTCACAAATCTAAGAAGACACCTCATTAAAACAGCTCACGAACAAGGCCTTAGAGTCTCGGGAGGCGGGACACACCCTTTTTCAAACTGGGAACACAACACCATCACCGATGGCGAGCGTTACAACAAAATTGTTGATGATATGGGCGATGTAGCGCGTGGAAACCTTATTTTCGGGCTCCATGTACATATCGGAATCCCGAATCGTGAAGAAGGTGTGAGAATTCAGAATGTGATGCGTTATTTCCTGCCTCACGTTTATGCACTTTCCACAAATTCACCTTTCTGGATCGGAAGAAATACCGGCTTTAAGTCATATAGACAGGAAATTTTCGTAAAATTCCCAAGAACAGGTATTCCGAGTTTTTTTAATTCTCTGGCGGAATTCGACAGCTATGTTGATCTTTTGGTGAAAACCGGAACCATCGACAATGCCAAGAAAATTTGGTGGGATTTGAGGGTTCACCCGTTCTATCCGACCATTGAATTCAGGATTTGCGACATGCCTCTTAGAATTGATGAAACTGTTTGTCTTGCAGCGATTATGCAGGCTTTGGTGGCAAAAATTTATAAGCTTCACCAGCAAAATTTAAGTTTCAGAAGCTACAGAAGATTATTATTAAATGAAAATAAATGGCGGGCTTCCAAAAGTGGAATTGAAGCTCATTTGATTGACTTTGGTAAAGAAGAATCCGTTCCTTATCCGGATTTGTTAAAAGAGCTTTTAGAATTTATCGATGATGTTGTGGATGAGTTAGGATGCAGAAATGAAGTAGATTATGCCTGGAAAATTTTAGAACACGGAACCGGTGCAGACAGGCAGTTACAAATCTTCAAAGAAACTGGCGACCTTACAAAAGTGGTGGATTATATGATTTCAGAAACTGAGTATGGCATAACACATGGGGAGACCGTTTCATTATAA
- a CDS encoding type 1 glutamine amidotransferase has protein sequence MKDIRIALLDMNNNHVNQGFRNIKEISEAFKQSSEENVSIKVFDVRYKNEVPDIEDFDIFISSGGPGDPHREGLEWEDKFSGFLDSVLEHNKFNKDKKYLFLICHSFQLASIHWELGNICKRKSYSFGVMPVHKTEEGEQEFLFKNLPDPFYAVDSRAFQFIEPNHDRFEELGMKIVAIEKFRPHINLERAVMAIRFSEEIFGTQFHPEANPAGMVENLKDDKNKEAMIENFGMEKYLETIDRMDDEDKIILTQAQILPRFLRFAKKNVLKDCKAFA, from the coding sequence ATGAAAGATATTCGAATTGCTTTGCTGGACATGAACAACAATCATGTAAATCAAGGCTTTAGAAATATTAAAGAAATTTCCGAAGCGTTTAAGCAAAGCTCTGAAGAAAATGTAAGCATCAAAGTTTTTGATGTAAGATATAAAAATGAAGTGCCGGATATTGAAGATTTTGACATTTTTATTTCATCAGGAGGTCCCGGAGATCCGCACAGAGAAGGGCTTGAATGGGAAGATAAATTTTCCGGATTTTTAGACTCGGTTCTTGAGCATAATAAGTTTAATAAAGATAAAAAATATCTGTTTTTAATCTGCCATTCATTCCAATTAGCGAGTATTCATTGGGAGCTGGGAAATATCTGCAAGAGAAAATCCTATTCTTTCGGGGTAATGCCGGTTCATAAAACTGAAGAAGGTGAACAGGAATTTTTATTCAAAAACCTTCCGGATCCTTTCTATGCGGTAGATTCAAGAGCATTCCAGTTTATTGAGCCCAATCATGACCGTTTTGAGGAATTAGGAATGAAAATCGTTGCGATTGAAAAGTTCCGTCCTCATATCAATCTGGAAAGAGCGGTGATGGCTATTCGTTTTTCGGAGGAAATCTTTGGAACACAATTCCATCCGGAAGCCAATCCTGCAGGAATGGTGGAAAACCTGAAAGACGACAAAAATAAGGAAGCCATGATTGAGAATTTCGGGATGGAAAAATACCTTGAAACCATTGACCGAATGGATGATGAAGACAAGATTATTCTAACTCAGGCTCAGATTCTTCCGAGATTTTTGCGGTTTGCAAAAAAAAACGTTTTGAAGGATTGTAAAGCTTTTGCTTAA